Proteins co-encoded in one Coregonus clupeaformis isolate EN_2021a chromosome 17, ASM2061545v1, whole genome shotgun sequence genomic window:
- the LOC121586895 gene encoding CREB-regulated transcription coactivator 2 isoform X1, whose product MFMAGTGNGECGFGQVSGSSSGSNNPRKFSEKIALLTQRQAEDTAAFQEVMMDITSTRIQVQRAQQARSLGTYYGGSLPNVNQIGRITSDVQGQLPCSPDNGCPTRLHPMAEWAQGEGRLSFPVRPNRRHTDNSPYRSVHLSPPPEPSWRRNWSSSSPVDKSPLMHPPITALNRTNSDSALHTSVRNTNTGDHLSPNQQALSSRNRHGVFPYPVPLIEENVLEEGKQLRNTKKCPALPTGIKSRKFPGVNILSSPDQQFSALNVPSALNVSGSLPDLSSLHLPSPQPVGVDPDKPIACSTGHLPGTPSHLGARDDEFPLPGLSLSLQGSYSNPLLQSSHSNPNIQSSLSSHSLPSSLSSTSLNFSLSNPSLQSSPSNQSLQSFLSSSSLSGLSLQSTTSHCSSGIGGSRSCSSSSLSSSPRPTSQTQVPPSRRRTPLSPLVVPTGGDSRWLQSKQFSPVGSPKLSSITQVSQTNWNGVLLNTNQLPQESRPPGYRHCQPQHEGPPAVQQPMHRGLPQWQHSLTEGQQQPSQEPKKTPPHQEKFWHQQQQGVHQQQQQQHLHHQQHPQQQLPQTHHLQQVQYHHRQQYQHPNQLYQCQIQQVQTEGQDLDIKQQHQRGSNQCENLQQQRLHQLQEEQHQQQQEHQQQQKQVYQNLPQQQQEKQRQQYQLHQQHPCQQDPHQQQAYQRQPQQHRALRQDELLQQQHQLQQVQLYQQQQQKNGNLQQQQQHEQHQWHLQCAYPPSQSLDLNGKNMSNSQKVATMQMTRKHQTQAQGGSWAHQKVQGQKDQIQSTKISSQMNSFMDNNPDLYNDSSILDQFQHESYMGLHLTPSQTQALSQQLGQLSKEPLWGDSGPQSVVGKDGGVYCGNQVPQMSLHCQNQSSVDCHNILTTDKTAFEDFSGVLPMLGFDADPFALNNPLQIDPLGLEELNMLADGEDTVKGQCSNLLT is encoded by the exons ATTCAGGTCCAGAGAGCGCAGCAGGCCAGAAGCCTTGGCACCTATTATGGAGGCTCCCTTCCCAATGTCAACCAGATTGGGAGAATCACTTCAGATGTACAG GGTCAGCTCCCCTGTAGTCCAGACAATGGCTGCCCCACAAGACTTCACCCAATGGCAGAGTGGGCACAAGGAGAGGGGCGGCTCAGTTTCCCAGTCAGGCCAAACAGGAGACAT ACTGACAACTCTCCCTACCGCTCAGTTCATCTGTCTCCACCACCCGAACCCAGCTGGAGAAG GAACTGGTCTAGCAGCTCTCCAGTGGACAAAAGCCCCCTGATGCACCCTCCCATCACAGCACTTAATAG AACTAACTCAGACTCTGCCCTGCACACCAGTGTGAGGAACACCAACACAGGGGACCATTTGAGCCCCAACCAGCAGGCTTTATCCTCACGGAACAGACACGGTG TTTTTCCATATCCAGTTCCTCTGATTGAGGAGAATGTCCTAGAAGAGGGAAAACAATTAAGAAATACCAAGAAG TGTCCTGCACTTCCCACTGGAATCAAATCACGTAAATTCCCTGGTGTAAA CATCCTGTCCTCACCAGATCAGCAGTTCAGTGCTCTCAACGTCCCTTCCGCTCTCAATGTGAGTGGCTCCTTGCCCGACCTCTCCAGCCTGCACCTCCCCTCCCCACAGCCAGTAGGCGTGGACCCAGACAAACCCATTGCCTGCAGCACTGGCCACCTACCTGGAACTCCCTCTCACCTTGGAGCCAGGGACGATGAATTTCCCTTGCcag GTTTGTCGTTGTCTCTCCAAGGCTCATACAGTAACCCATTGCTCCAGTCCTCCCACAGCAACCCCAATATCCAATCCTCTCTCAGCAGCCACTCCCTTCCCAGCTCTCTAAGCTCCACCTCTTTGAACTTCTCACTCAGCAACCCTTCCCTGCAGTCATCCCCTAGCAACCAATCCCTCCAGTCCTTCCTCAGCAGCTCTTCCCTAAGCGGCCTATCCCTGCAATCCACAACTAGCCACTGTAGCAGTGGGATTGGCGGATCTCGCTCTTGCTCCTCCTCTTCCCTATCCAGCTCCCCACGTCCAACTAGCCAGACGCAGGTGCCTCCGTCAAGGAGGCGGACTCCCCTCAGCCCACTGGTCGTTCCCACTGGTGGAGATTCTCGCTGGCTCCAATCTAAACAGTTTTCACCTGTTGGGTCTCCAAAGTTATCTTCTATAACTCAGGTATCTCAAACAAACTGGAAT GGAGTTCTCCTGAACACCAACCAATTACCACAGGAGTCAAGGCCACCAGGGTATCGTCACTGCCAACCTCAACATGAGGGTCCTCCAGCAGTTCAGCAGCCCATGCATAGAGGTCTGCCACAGTGGCAGCATTCTCTGACAGAGGGGCAGCAGCAACCCAGCCAGGAACCTAAGAAAACGCCACCACACCAAGAGAAATTCtggcatcaacaacaacaaggtgtacatcagcagcagcaacaacaacacctACATCATCAACAACACCCACAGCAACAGCTCCCACAGACACACCATCTCCAACAAGTGCAATATCACCATCGACAACAGTACCAACACCCGAATCAATTATATCAATGCCAGATCCAGCAGGTCCAAACAGAAGGTCAGGACCTGGACATAAAACAGCAACATCAAAGAGGGTCAAACCAGTGTGAGAACCTACAGCAACAACGCTTACATCAATTACAAGAGGAAcagcatcaacaacaacaagagcaCCAGCAACAACAGAAACAAGTGTACCAAAACCTGCCACAGCAACAGCAAGAGAAGCAAAGGCAACAATACCAGCTGCACCAGCAACACCCATGCCAGCAGGACCCACATCAACAACAAGCGTACCAAAGACAACCTCAGCAACACCGAGCACTTCGACAAGATGAGCTGCTACAGCAGCAACACCAGCTCCAGCAGGTTCAACTCTaccaacagcagcagcagaaaaatggcaacctgcagcagcaacagcagcatgAGCAACATCAGTGGCATCTCCAGTGTGCGTACCCCCCATCTCAGAGCCTCGACTTGAATGGGAAGAACATGTCAAACTCACAAAAAGTAGCAACGATGCAGATGACTCGTAAGCATCAGACCCAAGCCCAGGGAGGGAGTTGGGCACATCAGAAGGTGCAAGGTCAGAAGGACCAGATTCAGTCGACCAAAATCTCCTCACAGATGAACTCCTTCATGGACAACAATCCGGACCTCTACAAT GACTCTTCCATACTGGATCAGTTTCAGCATGAGTCCTACATGGGCCTACACCTCACACCCAGCCAGACTCAGGCACTCTCCCAGCAG CTGGGACAACTCAGTAAGGAGCCTCTCTGGGGAGATTCTGGGCCTCAATCTGTGGTGGGGAAAGATGGAGGGGTTTACTGTGGGAACCAGGTGCCTCAAATGTCCCTCCACTGCCAAAACCAAAGCAGTGTGGACTGTCATAACATCCTTACGACAG ACAAAACAGCTTTTGAGGATTTCTCTGGTGTTCTGCCCATGCTGGGATTTGATGCAGACCCATTTGCCCTGAATAACCCCCTTCAGATCGATCCCCTAGGCCTGGAGGAGCTTAACATGCTGGCAGATGGAGAGGACACTGTGAAAGGACAATGCTCTAACCTACTTACATGA
- the LOC121586895 gene encoding CREB-regulated transcription coactivator 2 isoform X2, translating to MFMAGTGNGECGFGQVSGSSSGSNNPRKFSEKIALLTQRQAEDTAAFQEVMMDITSTRIQVQRAQQARSLGTYYGGSLPNVNQIGRITSDVQGQLPCSPDNGCPTRLHPMAEWAQGEGRLSFPVRPNRRHTDNSPYRSVHLSPPPEPSWRRNWSSSSPVDKSPLMHPPITALNRTNSDSALHTSVRNTNTGDHLSPNQQALSSRNRHGVFPYPVPLIEENVLEEGKQLRNTKKCPALPTGIKSRKFPGVNILSSPDQQFSALNVPSALNVSGSLPDLSSLHLPSPQPVGVDPDKPIACSTGHLPGTPSHLGARDDEFPLPGLSLSLQGSYSNPLLQSSHSNPNIQSSLSSHSLPSSLSSTSLNFSLSNPSLQSSPSNQSLQSFLSSSSLSGLSLQSTTSHCSSGIGGSRSCSSSSLSSSPRPTSQTQVPPSRRRTPLSPLVVPTGGDSRWLQSKQFSPVGSPKLSSITQGVLLNTNQLPQESRPPGYRHCQPQHEGPPAVQQPMHRGLPQWQHSLTEGQQQPSQEPKKTPPHQEKFWHQQQQGVHQQQQQQHLHHQQHPQQQLPQTHHLQQVQYHHRQQYQHPNQLYQCQIQQVQTEGQDLDIKQQHQRGSNQCENLQQQRLHQLQEEQHQQQQEHQQQQKQVYQNLPQQQQEKQRQQYQLHQQHPCQQDPHQQQAYQRQPQQHRALRQDELLQQQHQLQQVQLYQQQQQKNGNLQQQQQHEQHQWHLQCAYPPSQSLDLNGKNMSNSQKVATMQMTRKHQTQAQGGSWAHQKVQGQKDQIQSTKISSQMNSFMDNNPDLYNDSSILDQFQHESYMGLHLTPSQTQALSQQLGQLSKEPLWGDSGPQSVVGKDGGVYCGNQVPQMSLHCQNQSSVDCHNILTTDKTAFEDFSGVLPMLGFDADPFALNNPLQIDPLGLEELNMLADGEDTVKGQCSNLLT from the exons ATTCAGGTCCAGAGAGCGCAGCAGGCCAGAAGCCTTGGCACCTATTATGGAGGCTCCCTTCCCAATGTCAACCAGATTGGGAGAATCACTTCAGATGTACAG GGTCAGCTCCCCTGTAGTCCAGACAATGGCTGCCCCACAAGACTTCACCCAATGGCAGAGTGGGCACAAGGAGAGGGGCGGCTCAGTTTCCCAGTCAGGCCAAACAGGAGACAT ACTGACAACTCTCCCTACCGCTCAGTTCATCTGTCTCCACCACCCGAACCCAGCTGGAGAAG GAACTGGTCTAGCAGCTCTCCAGTGGACAAAAGCCCCCTGATGCACCCTCCCATCACAGCACTTAATAG AACTAACTCAGACTCTGCCCTGCACACCAGTGTGAGGAACACCAACACAGGGGACCATTTGAGCCCCAACCAGCAGGCTTTATCCTCACGGAACAGACACGGTG TTTTTCCATATCCAGTTCCTCTGATTGAGGAGAATGTCCTAGAAGAGGGAAAACAATTAAGAAATACCAAGAAG TGTCCTGCACTTCCCACTGGAATCAAATCACGTAAATTCCCTGGTGTAAA CATCCTGTCCTCACCAGATCAGCAGTTCAGTGCTCTCAACGTCCCTTCCGCTCTCAATGTGAGTGGCTCCTTGCCCGACCTCTCCAGCCTGCACCTCCCCTCCCCACAGCCAGTAGGCGTGGACCCAGACAAACCCATTGCCTGCAGCACTGGCCACCTACCTGGAACTCCCTCTCACCTTGGAGCCAGGGACGATGAATTTCCCTTGCcag GTTTGTCGTTGTCTCTCCAAGGCTCATACAGTAACCCATTGCTCCAGTCCTCCCACAGCAACCCCAATATCCAATCCTCTCTCAGCAGCCACTCCCTTCCCAGCTCTCTAAGCTCCACCTCTTTGAACTTCTCACTCAGCAACCCTTCCCTGCAGTCATCCCCTAGCAACCAATCCCTCCAGTCCTTCCTCAGCAGCTCTTCCCTAAGCGGCCTATCCCTGCAATCCACAACTAGCCACTGTAGCAGTGGGATTGGCGGATCTCGCTCTTGCTCCTCCTCTTCCCTATCCAGCTCCCCACGTCCAACTAGCCAGACGCAGGTGCCTCCGTCAAGGAGGCGGACTCCCCTCAGCCCACTGGTCGTTCCCACTGGTGGAGATTCTCGCTGGCTCCAATCTAAACAGTTTTCACCTGTTGGGTCTCCAAAGTTATCTTCTATAACTCAG GGAGTTCTCCTGAACACCAACCAATTACCACAGGAGTCAAGGCCACCAGGGTATCGTCACTGCCAACCTCAACATGAGGGTCCTCCAGCAGTTCAGCAGCCCATGCATAGAGGTCTGCCACAGTGGCAGCATTCTCTGACAGAGGGGCAGCAGCAACCCAGCCAGGAACCTAAGAAAACGCCACCACACCAAGAGAAATTCtggcatcaacaacaacaaggtgtacatcagcagcagcaacaacaacacctACATCATCAACAACACCCACAGCAACAGCTCCCACAGACACACCATCTCCAACAAGTGCAATATCACCATCGACAACAGTACCAACACCCGAATCAATTATATCAATGCCAGATCCAGCAGGTCCAAACAGAAGGTCAGGACCTGGACATAAAACAGCAACATCAAAGAGGGTCAAACCAGTGTGAGAACCTACAGCAACAACGCTTACATCAATTACAAGAGGAAcagcatcaacaacaacaagagcaCCAGCAACAACAGAAACAAGTGTACCAAAACCTGCCACAGCAACAGCAAGAGAAGCAAAGGCAACAATACCAGCTGCACCAGCAACACCCATGCCAGCAGGACCCACATCAACAACAAGCGTACCAAAGACAACCTCAGCAACACCGAGCACTTCGACAAGATGAGCTGCTACAGCAGCAACACCAGCTCCAGCAGGTTCAACTCTaccaacagcagcagcagaaaaatggcaacctgcagcagcaacagcagcatgAGCAACATCAGTGGCATCTCCAGTGTGCGTACCCCCCATCTCAGAGCCTCGACTTGAATGGGAAGAACATGTCAAACTCACAAAAAGTAGCAACGATGCAGATGACTCGTAAGCATCAGACCCAAGCCCAGGGAGGGAGTTGGGCACATCAGAAGGTGCAAGGTCAGAAGGACCAGATTCAGTCGACCAAAATCTCCTCACAGATGAACTCCTTCATGGACAACAATCCGGACCTCTACAAT GACTCTTCCATACTGGATCAGTTTCAGCATGAGTCCTACATGGGCCTACACCTCACACCCAGCCAGACTCAGGCACTCTCCCAGCAG CTGGGACAACTCAGTAAGGAGCCTCTCTGGGGAGATTCTGGGCCTCAATCTGTGGTGGGGAAAGATGGAGGGGTTTACTGTGGGAACCAGGTGCCTCAAATGTCCCTCCACTGCCAAAACCAAAGCAGTGTGGACTGTCATAACATCCTTACGACAG ACAAAACAGCTTTTGAGGATTTCTCTGGTGTTCTGCCCATGCTGGGATTTGATGCAGACCCATTTGCCCTGAATAACCCCCTTCAGATCGATCCCCTAGGCCTGGAGGAGCTTAACATGCTGGCAGATGGAGAGGACACTGTGAAAGGACAATGCTCTAACCTACTTACATGA